A stretch of DNA from Terriglobales bacterium:
GCCGAACAAGCTGTGAAACGGGCTCTGGAGAAGGCCGGTAACGGCGCGTCCTTCGAACAGGTCTTCCGGCAGACTATGGGATTGATGCAGAAGTGAGACGGGAGCCCCGGCACGGAAGTAGCATCCCGCCCGTCAATAGCGTTAGTGCTTTCCGAAAGCTATAGTCGCTCTCATGCGACGAATTCTGGCAGCCGTAATGCTGTTTGCAGTGCCTGCAACAGCCGCAGTTTCGCAGCAGAAGTGCCCCAATTTGTCGCTTAAACTGCCTCAAACTGGCTTGTTTAGTGCCAAGAAAAAGCTTCCAGCTGGCTGGGTTTTGCACAAATTAAGCGCCACTCTCGAGAAAACTAACTTCAAAGTCGCTGAAAAGGCGTGTGATAACTGGACTTGGGTGGCGGCAATTGTGGCCATGTCCGCCAATCGCAATGCGCATATCGAGCAGCAATACCTGATCGATCGCCTCTATGGAGGCTCAATTTGCACGCCGCTAGCCCTCGATGCTGACACCCTGGCACGACAAATCAGCCATGATTACGTGCTTGCGGATGGTCAGAAGTTCCGCCTTGAGGCGCAGTTTAGCCCTGGAGCGCCTACCCAACCTGATCCTTTGATCGTTGCAGTGCGTCAAAATCGGCCACTGATGGTGCTGTGGCAGAACCGTCCATACCTGCTTACAGGCGTTAATTACGACGAATACACGGCGCCAACCGGCAATAAATTATTGATTGTGACGGAGTTGAATCTCTTCGATCCAGCAGCCGATGCACCGAAACATGAGCTTACCTTTTCCCGTGAGGACGATAACGCCGACGACCTGAACGGCGTGCTCGATCTTAACGTGTATCCGAAGTGACGAATTTTCGCATCTATGTGGGAGGGAAGTTCAGCAATCGACCGCTGAACACCGTTCGGAAGCCTATCCGAGGTCGTAATGTCATCGCTTCGCATGCTGTTTGTGGACGATGAGCCCTCTATCCGGCTCACTTTGCCGGAAATTTTGCGCTTGCATGGGCATGAAGTTGAGGTCGCTTCTACCGTTGCCGAGGCCCTGGCTGCGATCCCGGTACGCAAGTTTGATGTCCTGATCTCCGATCTAAACATCGGAAATCCCGGCGACGGATTCACCGTGGTGAGCGCGATGCGCCGCACACAACCGCAATGCGTGACGCTGATCCTGACCGGATATCCGGGATTCGAGACCGCACTTCAGGCGATTCGCAACCAGGTTGACGATTATTTGGTCAAGCCAACGCAGGTCGAACAGCTCGTGGAGACCATCGAGCGCAAACTGAGCGAGCGCACTCCGCACAACCCTGCGCCGATGAAACGCGTGAACGAAGTCCTCAGGGAGTGGCGACAAAACGTAGTTGATCGTGCAGTTGTATCGCTTTCTGCACGCAGGAAGAGTTCAAACGAGACGATTCGCGAAGCGTTGCTGGAGCTGTTTAACGCGCTCATTACCTTCAACGATCCCAAATCGGATCGCGAAAGCTTTGCACAGGGAGCATCGCATGGCGTGCTTCGCCACCACCAGCACTACTCTATCGACGATTTGTTTGAGGATTTCCGAACGCTGGAACGCACTGCGTATGAGGTCGTCCAGGAAAATCTACTCGCAGCCGACGTCAGTAACCTCGTTCCTGACCTCAGAGCTTTTAACGATCACGTGCAGAACGTTCTTATGCACGCGGTAAACGCCTACCTGGAAGACTCGATCGCTGCATGAATCACGCATAAGGCAGGAAAACGGAGAAAGTAGTTCCGTGCGCCGCCCCTGTAGAAGTCTTCATACGGATGCTCCCGCTGTGCTTTTCGATGACTCCT
This window harbors:
- a CDS encoding response regulator, with the translated sequence MSSLRMLFVDDEPSIRLTLPEILRLHGHEVEVASTVAEALAAIPVRKFDVLISDLNIGNPGDGFTVVSAMRRTQPQCVTLILTGYPGFETALQAIRNQVDDYLVKPTQVEQLVETIERKLSERTPHNPAPMKRVNEVLREWRQNVVDRAVVSLSARRKSSNETIREALLELFNALITFNDPKSDRESFAQGASHGVLRHHQHYSIDDLFEDFRTLERTAYEVVQENLLAADVSNLVPDLRAFNDHVQNVLMHAVNAYLEDSIAA